A window of the Pseudomonas fluorescens genome harbors these coding sequences:
- a CDS encoding catalase family protein: MLARFWLWLGRLLGKTLLILLVIGLIGWALSTAWLAWQHRGPVSALEQVPDGEAAMTQDVIQTAVRIVDQHRESTRYLRDAHAKAHGCVKADVQVLPDLAQELRQGVFSEPGKLWKATMRLSNGNAYPQFDSIRDARGMALKLLDVPGKSLLADRQGLHEQDFVMFSHPNFFVSDVAEYRQNVAAQADGKKVMAFFPGWDPRSWQIRHLFIALATLSPPPESPTRTTYFSVSPYKFGEANAKFRVMPDPERCPAYTLPKQNQDLPNFLRSALNQQLSTDRIPACFVLQIQRQDANKYMPIEDTSIEWREQDSPFQTVARITLPPQDFDTPALNLQCDNLSFNPWFGIDAHRPIGGINRLRKAVYEAVSDYRHSRNSAQ, from the coding sequence ATGCTGGCGCGATTCTGGCTCTGGCTGGGACGGTTATTGGGCAAAACCCTGCTGATCCTGCTGGTGATCGGCCTGATCGGCTGGGCCCTGAGCACTGCGTGGCTCGCCTGGCAACACCGTGGCCCGGTGTCAGCGCTGGAGCAGGTTCCGGATGGCGAAGCCGCCATGACCCAGGACGTGATTCAGACCGCCGTGCGCATCGTCGATCAGCACCGTGAAAGCACCCGCTATCTGCGCGATGCCCATGCCAAGGCCCATGGCTGCGTGAAGGCCGACGTGCAGGTGTTGCCGGATCTGGCTCAGGAATTGCGCCAGGGCGTCTTCAGCGAACCAGGCAAGCTGTGGAAAGCGACGATGCGCCTATCCAACGGCAACGCCTATCCGCAATTCGACAGCATCCGCGATGCCCGGGGCATGGCGCTTAAATTGCTCGATGTGCCAGGCAAATCCTTGCTGGCCGATCGTCAAGGGCTGCACGAACAGGATTTCGTGATGTTCAGTCACCCGAACTTCTTTGTCAGCGATGTCGCCGAGTACCGTCAGAATGTGGCGGCGCAGGCTGACGGCAAGAAGGTCATGGCGTTTTTTCCGGGGTGGGATCCGCGCAGCTGGCAGATCCGGCATCTGTTCATTGCATTGGCAACCCTATCGCCACCGCCGGAAAGCCCGACCCGCACGACATATTTCTCGGTATCGCCCTACAAGTTCGGCGAGGCCAATGCCAAGTTCCGGGTGATGCCGGATCCGGAGCGCTGCCCCGCTTACACCTTGCCGAAACAGAACCAGGATCTGCCGAACTTCCTGCGCAGCGCGTTGAATCAACAGCTGTCGACTGATCGGATTCCGGCGTGTTTCGTGTTGCAGATCCAGCGGCAGGACGCGAACAAGTACATGCCGATCGAAGACACCAGCATCGAATGGCGCGAGCAGGACAGTCCATTTCAGACTGTGGCCAGGATCACCCTGCCCCCGCAGGACTTCGACACCCCGGCGCTGAACCTGCAATGCGACAACCTGTCGTTCAATCCCTGGTTCGGCATCGACGCTCATCGCCCGATCGGCGGGATCAACCGCCTGCGCAAAGCGGTGTATGAAGCGGTCAGCGATTACCGCCACAGTCGCAACTCGGCGCAATAG
- a CDS encoding di-heme-cytochrome C peroxidase codes for MRLLYRVLTLIVVLLGLVLAVVLYYVANPRLPFPAPAKQVHYLNQWTEQERQTYYFTPQGTQVKGLRYEWFQALELPFSQQGFASPEYLARFGFLIDPQQKATPDNPGNLPVGFARHQNPGSSEQYLDITCAACHTGELHFNGQAIRIDGGSAQHVLPSSVPTLRGGSFGQALVASLTSTYYNPWKFERFARQVLGNDYEARHEQLRKDFKSSLNTFIKVAWNDTHRGLYPTEEGPGRTDAFGRIANATFGDAISPSNYRVANAPVDYPQLWDMWTFDWVQWNGSAQQPMARNIGEALGVGATLNFFDANGQPLQGDERYASSVRVRDLHTIEETLQKLQPPAWPEEVLGVVDKPLAAKGRALFAENCAGCHVPRQTQEGERWVQHLHMLPVDVIGTDPNAANNIANHRFDLTALQWNPAELEQMDVKLHPKPKEPLDLSQLSVAKGLAYVTAFVENRAYREAGVTAAEKPQLDGFGLPIGVREKVAYKARPLAGVWATAPFLHNGSVPSLYQLLSPQDERATTFYKGTFEYDPRHLGYRTEAFTNGFLFDTRITGNHNSGHEFRAGERGNGVIGRLLQPEERWALLEYLKVLGGPLEAQLP; via the coding sequence TTGCGCCTCTTATACCGTGTGCTGACGCTGATCGTGGTGCTGCTGGGACTGGTTCTGGCGGTGGTTCTTTACTATGTCGCCAATCCGAGATTGCCCTTCCCCGCGCCCGCAAAACAGGTGCATTACCTGAACCAATGGACTGAGCAAGAGCGCCAGACCTACTACTTCACCCCGCAGGGGACGCAGGTCAAAGGCCTTCGTTACGAATGGTTTCAGGCGCTGGAGCTGCCGTTCTCGCAGCAAGGCTTTGCCTCCCCGGAATACCTCGCGCGCTTCGGCTTTCTGATCGATCCGCAGCAAAAAGCCACGCCGGACAACCCGGGAAATCTGCCGGTAGGTTTCGCCCGGCACCAGAATCCCGGCAGCTCCGAGCAATATCTCGACATCACGTGTGCGGCCTGCCACACCGGCGAATTGCACTTCAATGGCCAGGCAATACGCATTGACGGCGGCTCGGCTCAGCATGTGTTGCCTTCCAGCGTTCCTACATTGCGCGGCGGCAGTTTCGGACAGGCATTGGTCGCCAGTCTCACCTCGACTTACTACAACCCGTGGAAATTCGAGCGCTTCGCCCGCCAGGTGCTGGGCAACGACTACGAAGCACGCCACGAACAACTGCGCAAAGACTTCAAAAGCTCACTGAACACCTTCATCAAAGTGGCCTGGAACGACACCCACCGCGGCCTCTACCCCACCGAAGAAGGCCCGGGCCGCACCGATGCCTTCGGGCGTATCGCCAACGCGACCTTCGGCGATGCAATCTCCCCGAGCAATTACCGCGTAGCCAACGCCCCGGTGGATTACCCGCAACTGTGGGACATGTGGACCTTCGACTGGGTGCAGTGGAACGGTTCGGCGCAGCAACCGATGGCGCGCAATATCGGCGAGGCTTTGGGCGTCGGCGCCACCCTTAATTTCTTCGACGCCAATGGCCAGCCGCTGCAGGGCGATGAGCGCTATGCCTCCAGCGTACGTGTGCGTGATCTGCACACGATCGAAGAAACCCTGCAAAAACTGCAACCGCCGGCATGGCCTGAAGAGGTGCTAGGCGTCGTCGACAAACCCTTGGCAGCGAAGGGGCGAGCCCTGTTCGCGGAGAACTGCGCCGGATGCCATGTTCCGCGCCAGACCCAGGAAGGCGAGCGCTGGGTGCAACATCTGCACATGCTCCCGGTGGACGTCATCGGCACCGACCCGAATGCCGCCAACAACATTGCCAATCACCGCTTCGACCTGACCGCCCTGCAATGGAACCCGGCAGAACTCGAACAAATGGACGTGAAGTTGCACCCCAAACCCAAGGAACCGCTGGACCTCAGCCAGCTGTCAGTGGCCAAGGGACTTGCTTACGTCACCGCCTTCGTGGAAAACCGTGCGTATCGTGAAGCGGGCGTCACCGCCGCCGAGAAGCCACAGCTCGACGGCTTCGGTCTGCCGATCGGCGTTCGCGAAAAAGTCGCCTACAAGGCGCGTCCGCTTGCCGGCGTATGGGCCACGGCCCCGTTCCTGCACAACGGCTCGGTGCCGAGCCTTTATCAGTTGCTGTCGCCTCAGGATGAGCGCGCCACCACCTTCTATAAAGGCACCTTCGAATACGACCCGCGCCATCTGGGCTATCGCACCGAAGCCTTCACCAACGGTTTCCTGTTCGACACCCGCATCACCGGCAACCACAACAGCGGCCATGAATTCCGCGCCGGCGAACGCGGCAACGGCGTCATCGGCCGACTGCTGCAGCCAGAAGAACGCTGGGCGCTGCTCGAATACCTGAAAGTGCTGGGCGGCCCGCTGGAGGCGCAACTGCCATGA
- a CDS encoding FKBP-type peptidyl-prolyl cis-trans isomerase gives MKQHRLAAAVALVSLVLAGCDSQTSVELKTPAQKASYGIGLNMGKSLAQEGMDDLDSKAVAQGIEDAVGKKEQKLKDEELVEAFAALQKRAEERMAKMSEESAAAGKKFLEENGKKAGVTTTASGLQYEVVKKADGPQPKPTDVVTVHYTGKLTNGTVFDSSVERGSPIDLPVSGVIPGWVEGLQLMHVGEKYKLYIPSDLAYGAQSPSPAIPANSVLVFDLELLAIKDPAKEDAAAK, from the coding sequence ATGAAACAGCATCGGTTGGCGGCGGCGGTTGCCCTGGTTAGCCTGGTCCTCGCGGGTTGTGATTCGCAGACCAGCGTAGAGCTGAAAACCCCGGCGCAAAAAGCTTCCTACGGTATCGGCCTGAACATGGGCAAGAGCCTTGCTCAGGAAGGCATGGATGATCTGGACTCCAAAGCGGTAGCCCAGGGCATCGAAGATGCCGTCGGCAAGAAAGAACAGAAGCTGAAAGATGAAGAACTGGTCGAAGCTTTCGCCGCGCTGCAAAAGCGTGCCGAAGAGCGTATGGCCAAGATGAGCGAAGAGTCGGCAGCCGCCGGCAAGAAATTCCTCGAAGAAAACGGCAAGAAAGCCGGCGTGACCACCACCGCTTCCGGTCTTCAGTACGAAGTGGTCAAGAAAGCCGACGGCCCACAGCCTAAACCTACCGATGTCGTGACCGTTCACTACACCGGCAAGCTGACCAACGGCACCGTATTCGACAGCTCCGTCGAGCGCGGCAGCCCGATCGATCTGCCGGTCAGCGGTGTGATCCCGGGTTGGGTCGAAGGCCTGCAACTGATGCACGTTGGCGAGAAGTACAAGCTGTACATCCCTAGCGATCTGGCTTACGGCGCACAATCGCCAAGCCCGGCAATCCCGGCCAACTCGGTTCTGGTTTTCGACCTGGAACTGCTGGCCATCAAGGATCCAGCCAAAGAAGACGCCGCCGCCAAGTAA
- a CDS encoding YkvA family protein — translation MKAPWNFARFLPLAGRLLARGRLPTLLFAVASKGAAQGNRLGKLKDDLRLLQALCLAYWRGEYRAISAKAIVSVVAGLMYFLSPVDAIPDFIPMFGMLDDIAVLAWLMKTLDDELNAFRLWRQRQAPEKLRVVERLPDTPEQLQLQGPKKS, via the coding sequence ATGAAAGCGCCGTGGAATTTCGCCCGATTCCTTCCTCTGGCCGGACGCTTGCTGGCTCGAGGCCGCTTGCCGACCTTGTTGTTCGCCGTGGCCAGCAAAGGCGCCGCCCAAGGCAATCGTCTCGGCAAACTGAAGGACGATCTGCGTCTGTTGCAGGCACTGTGCCTGGCCTATTGGCGCGGCGAGTACCGCGCAATCAGCGCCAAGGCGATCGTATCGGTGGTTGCCGGTCTGATGTATTTTCTCAGTCCGGTGGATGCCATCCCGGATTTCATTCCCATGTTCGGCATGCTTGATGACATCGCCGTCCTCGCTTGGCTGATGAAAACCCTCGACGATGAACTGAATGCCTTTCGCCTGTGGCGTCAGCGCCAGGCGCCGGAAAAGCTCAGAGTGGTCGAGCGCCTGCCCGATACCCCCGAGCAACTTCAGCTTCAGGGCCCGAAAAAGTCCTGA
- a CDS encoding helix-turn-helix domain-containing protein: protein MDIQIIARDGEPEYAVLPWAQYQALLKAAGINEAPSQPAPAPLAATPDPILPGLDQLRSLREGKGIAIEALARTVGISPSYLAMIESGERLPDAAIRRSLAWELTVPGWREQS, encoded by the coding sequence ATGGATATTCAGATAATTGCACGCGATGGCGAACCCGAATATGCGGTTCTGCCATGGGCTCAGTATCAGGCTCTACTGAAAGCAGCAGGCATCAACGAAGCACCGTCGCAACCGGCTCCAGCGCCGCTTGCGGCAACCCCGGACCCGATTCTTCCAGGTCTGGATCAGTTACGCAGTTTGCGCGAAGGGAAGGGCATCGCCATCGAGGCGCTGGCCCGCACGGTAGGCATCAGCCCGTCTTACCTGGCCATGATTGAAAGTGGCGAGCGTCTGCCCGACGCCGCGATTCGCCGCAGCCTGGCCTGGGAGTTGACGGTGCCAGGGTGGAGGGAACAATCGTGA
- a CDS encoding sel1 repeat family protein, giving the protein MFLRLKARASYWLARRLFHWSWFVRQPRGWRWLEGQFARMANLGDVGAQSFYGHILTFRGVGLGAREEGVRLLRLAALAGDGKAAYQVGVISLAGTPSKAPDPSEAARWWTLAVKAGHPLAELKLKELAGRDASR; this is encoded by the coding sequence GTGTTTTTACGACTCAAGGCGCGGGCCAGTTACTGGCTGGCCCGCAGGCTGTTTCACTGGTCATGGTTTGTCCGTCAGCCCCGTGGCTGGCGCTGGCTCGAAGGGCAGTTTGCGCGCATGGCCAACCTGGGCGATGTCGGCGCGCAAAGCTTTTACGGGCACATCCTGACGTTTCGCGGGGTCGGCCTGGGCGCGCGCGAGGAAGGTGTGCGGTTGTTGCGACTGGCGGCGCTGGCCGGGGATGGCAAGGCGGCGTATCAAGTCGGTGTCATCAGTCTTGCAGGTACGCCGAGCAAAGCGCCAGATCCTTCGGAGGCCGCTCGCTGGTGGACCCTGGCCGTGAAGGCCGGGCACCCGTTGGCCGAGCTTAAGTTGAAAGAGCTGGCCGGCCGAGACGCTTCTCGATAA